One genomic region from Indicator indicator isolate 239-I01 chromosome 7, UM_Iind_1.1, whole genome shotgun sequence encodes:
- the CNNM1 gene encoding metal transporter CNNM1, producing the protein MKPRANVAAGSWDGAHCSGLPGMWDAAPRAVRATRNPLPVVRRSAGSSLRGAAGLLPVARGAAAARPPGPRVPPRRALPCRLPAAVPVRRAGAEVPALRCRRNGMAAAAGPGRGGSGGSGGWGRSRGAVLLLFFSLSPRPPAGAAWLLGLRPEDTAPGRVSLEGGAVQAAEGSRFLLRLYFQPPPEGNGSRGPAGEREPRLVFIEEAAPATAGGGKTARGPAERCRERSAWASDVEVVGPLRSGGAAGSALAEVRVREPRKGETAAAPGGRLFSLCAWDGRAWAHHGAAGGFLLRVRPAAPALGTWLLPLPEASWLRALGALLLLGLSALFSGLRLSLLSLDPLELRVLRNSGSAAEREQARRVQAVRGGGGTYLLCTLLLGQAGANAALAGWLCASLPGGGVAAAGGPRGAPWLPVLLCTAAVFLGGEVLPYSVCSRHGLAIASRTLCLTRLLMLAAFPLCYPLSRLLDWALRQELSVFSTRERLLETLRAAGPHGDLVREELAMVQGALELRTKVVEDVLTPLADCFMLRADAVLDFATVSEILRSGYTRIPVYEGDRRDNIVDLLFVKDLAFVDPDDCTPLQTVTRFYRRPLHCVFNDTRLDTLLEEFKKGKSHLAIVQRVNNEGEGDPFYEVMGIVTLEDVIEEIIKSEILDETDLYTDNRKKERVPHRGRKPQDFSIFRLSDSEMKVKISPQLLLATHRFMATEVEPFKSPYLSEKILLRLLKHPNVIQELKYDRKNKKAAEHYLYQRNRPVDYFVLILQGKVEVEVGKEGLRFENGAFTYYGIPAIMAVVSSDNDVRKMGSLTGSSFLLPVSVSRTFAFSRGDSLAGSPVNRSPSRCSGLNRSESPNREHNDYGGSTTQLHSGSNNIYTPDYSVHILCDVQFVKVTRQQYHNALVASRMDSSPQSPDMEAFDRDSTKASSARGTPQTPKEDPTTLLNERNSSHSEGLHSPSDSVFLHMEGIPFIQEELADSEENSKRQNSECGNTVLEAESPGREAGNSSSPSSPEEMLGRRLLRSLSGHKQQPSLEGEKMPEESSSLAQIIT; encoded by the exons ATGAAACCGAGAGCGAATGTGGCCGCGGGGTCCTGGGACGGGGCTCACTGCTCGGGGCTGCCAGGGATGTGGGATGCTGCCCCGCGGGCCGTGCGTGCAACGCGTAACCCCCTCCCCGTTGTCCGCCGCTCCGCCGGCTCCTCCCTCCGGGGCGCCGCGGGACTGCTCCCGGTCGCACGTGGCGCGGCGGCTGCCCGCCCCCCCGGCCCACGTGTGCCGCCGCGCCGTGCACTGCCGTGCCGGCTCCCCGCTGCAGTCCCGGTGCGGCGGGCAGGCGCTGAGGTGCCGGCGCTGCGGTGCCGGCGCAACGGCATGGCGGCTGCGGCGGGCCCGGGGCGCGGTggcagcggcggcagcggcggctgGGGCCGAAGCCGGGGCGCcgtgctgcttctcttcttttcGCTGTCACCGCGGCCGCCGGCCGGGGCCGCCTGGCTGCTGGGGTTGCGGCCCGAGGACACGGCGCCGGGCCGGGTATCCCTAGAAGGCGGTGCGGTGCAAGCGGCCGAGGGGAGCCGTTTCCTCCTGCGCCTCTACTTCCAGCCGCCGCCTGAAGGCAACGGCAGCCGCGGGCCGGCGGGCGAGCGGGAGCCGCGGCTGGTCTTCATCGAGGAGGCGGCTCCGGCGACCGCGGGGGGTGGCAAGACGGCGCGAGGCCCGGCGGAGCGGTGCCGGGAGCGCAGCGCCTGGGCCTCGGACGTGGAGGTCGTGGGGCCGCTGCGCTCGGGTGGGGCAGCGGGCTCGGCGCTGGCTGAGGTGCGGGTGCGGGAGCCGCGCAAGGGAGAGACGGCAGCGGCGCCGGGCGGGCGGCTCTTCTCCCTGTGCGCCTGGGACGGGCGGGCCTGGGCGCACCACGGGGCTGCGGGCGGCTTCCTGCTGCGGGTCCGGCCGGCGGCCCCGGCGCTGGGCAcctggctgctgccactgcccgAGGCGAGCTGGCTGCGGGCGCTGGgcgccctgctgctgctggggctgtcgGCGCTGTTCAGCGGGCTGCGTCTCTCGCTGCTCTCGCTGGACCCGCTGGAGCTTCGCGTTCTGCGCAACAGCGGCTCGGCCGCCGAGCGGGAGCAGGCGCGGAGGGTGCAGGCGGTGCGCGGTGGCGGCGGTACCTACCTGCTCTGCACGCTGTTGCTGGGGCAGGCCGGGGCCAACGCGGCGCTGGCCGGCTGGCTGTGCGCTTCGCTGCCTGGCGGCGGGGTGGCGGCGGCCGGCGGGCCGCGGGGAGCGCCGTGGTTGCCGGTGCTACTGTGCACCGCCGCCGTCTTTTTGGGTGGAGAGGTGCTGCCCTACTCGGTCTGCTCGCGGCACGGGCTGGCCATCGCCTCCCGCACCCTGTGCCTCACCCGGCTGTTGATGCTGGCCGCCTTCCCGCTCTGCTATCCGCTCAGCCGGCtgctggactgggcactgcggCAGGAGCTCAGCGTCTTCTCCACGCGGGAGCGGCTGCTGGAGACGCTGCGCGCTGCTGGGCCCCACGGCGACCTGGTGCGGGAGGAGCTGGCCATGGTGCAGGGAGCGCTGGAACTGCGCACCAAGGTAGTGGAGGACGTGCTGACGCCGCTGGCTGACTGTTTCATGCTTCGCGCCGATGCTGTGCTGGACTTTGCCACTGTCTCCGAGATCCTCCGCTCCGGCTACACGCGCATCCCCGTCTACGAGGGTGACCGGCGCGACAATATTGTCGACCTACTTTTCGTCAAGGACCTGGCCTTCGTCGACCCTGATGACTGCACTCCCCTGCAGACTGTCACCCGTTTCTACCGCCGCCCGCTCCACTGCGTCTTCAATGACACGCGCCTTGACACACTGCTTGAGGAGTTCAAGAAGG GAAAgtcccacctggccattgtccAGCGGGTGAACAACGAAGGGGAAGGAGACCCATTCTACGAGGTGATGGGCATTGTCACTCTGGAGGATGTCATtgaggagatcatcaagtccgagATCCTGGATGAGACGGATCTGTACA CAGACAATCGGAAGAAGGAGCGGGTGCCCCACCGGGGACGCAAACCTCAGGACTTCTCCATCTTCAGGCTTTCAGACAGTGAGATGAAGGTGAAGatctccccacagctcctcctggctACACATCGGTTCATGGCAACAG AAGTGGAACCTTTCAAGTCCCCCTACCTCTCTGAGAAGATTCTGCTGCGGCTCTTAAAACACCCCAACGTTATCCAGGAGCTCAAGTACGACCGAAAAAACAAGAAGGCAGCGGAGCATTACCTCTACCAGCGCAATCGCCCTGTAGACTACTTCGTCCTCATCCTGCAG GGAAAagtggaggtggaggttggCAAGGAAGGGCTGCGTTTTGAGAATGGAGCATTCACTTACTATGGCATCCCTGCCATCATGGCTGTTGTCTCCTCAG ATAATGATGTGCGGAAAATGGGCAGTCTCACCGGATCCTCCTTCCTGT tgcctgtCTCAGTGTCCCGTACCTTTGCCTTCAGTAGAGGGGACTCCCTGGCTGGCTCTCCAG tgaacaggTCTCCATCAAGGTGCAGTGGTCTCAACCGCTCCGAGTCCCCCAACCGGGAGCACAATGACTATGGgggcagcaccacacagctccaCAGTGGCAGCAACAACATCTACACACCTGACTACTCTGTGCACATCCTCTGTGATGTGCAGTTTGTCAAG GTCACCCGGCAGCAGTACCACAACGCACTGGTGGCCAGTCGCATGGACAGCTCACCTCAGTCTCCTGACATGGAGGCCTTTGACAGGGATTCAACAAAGGCCTCATCAGCACGGGGAACTCCACAGACACCCAAGGAGGACCCCACCACCCTCCTGAATGAGAGGAACA gcagccactCTGAGGGGCTGCACAGTCCCAGTGATTCGGTGTTCCTGCACATGGAGGGCATCCCCTTCAtccaggaggagctggctgACAGTGAGGAGAACAGCAAACGGCAGA ACAGTGAGTGCGGCAACACCGTCCTGGAGGCTGAGTCCCCAGGTAGAGAGGCTGGGAACAGCTCATCAccgagcagccctgaggagatgCTGGGCAGGAGACTGCTGAGATCCCTCA GTGGGCACAAGCAGCAGCCATCACTGGAGGGTGAGAAGATGCCCGAGGAGAGCTCCAGTCTTGCCCAGATAATCACCTGA